In the genome of Quercus robur chromosome 3, dhQueRobu3.1, whole genome shotgun sequence, one region contains:
- the LOC126719227 gene encoding receptor-like protein 33, with the protein MSSDYNDFYNGSYPKMKSWKADSDCCSSWDGVTCDAHNGHVIGLDLSNSWLCGPLKSNSSLFRLRHLRKLNLALNDFSSFTTIPSEFGQLVRLTYLNLSFSFLHGRIPSEISWLSNLVSLDLSFNYNYYSAGADSYYLKLRRIDLEALVQNMTYLRELHLDEVNISSSLPQSLANLSSLTSLSLSDCILLGEFPSDIFLLPKIQAIDVSGNNNLTGFLPNFRSGSSLKQLHLSYTNFSGELLDAIGNLKSLNFLDLSQTYFSRELPNSIGNLESLSHLDLSGAIFLGVLPKSIGNLKSLSHLDLSRTNFLGELPKSIGNLKSLSHLDLSGTNFLGELPDSIGNLKSLSHLDLSSANFSGELPDSIGNLKSLSHLDLSWAIFSGELPDSIGNLKSLSHLDLSWANFSGEIPPSIGNLSQLTSLSLSGSNFHGQLPSTLGNLAKLTSLDLGYNLFSGKVPSSLGNLTQLEKLLLSNNNFEGRFPDSLTNITKLIEIDISGNQLKGSIPSEISRLTNLFALALSQNSLIGAIPSVLYTMPSLSVLYLDQNQLTGPLQFQNISSSQLNSLALSGNKLDGPVPRSIANFTKLQRLYLSSINLKDKMELNIFFQVKELQLLDLSGNNLLVSKENINSTHPKFSYLYLSSCNLREFPDFLKAQNELDTLDLANNKIEGKIPKWFCNVGKGTLQSLNLSFNLLSGFEQPLKVLPWKSIYYLDLRSNMLQGSLPIPPLYTTYFFASKNNLTGNIPQMICNVNSLQVLDISNNQLNGHIPQCLGHLSSSLSILNMRKNCFQGSMPKSFIKGCSLTTLDFSQNQIQGKIPRSLVQCQMLEVLNLGNNNMNDAFPFWLQSLPELRILVLHANRFHGPIWNPHTRFGFSKLHVIDLSHNNFSGRLPSEYFRTWNAMQMVPTKDKAQPEYMGSHPNYYENSMTVVNKGLEIFLVKILTIFTAIDLSNNSFDGEIPDTMGMLKDLIVLNLSSNSFTGHIPLSLGNLTELESLDLSRNKLSGEIPHQLLSLTFLAYLNLSNNQLMGLIPQGGQFWTFDNSSFEGNLGLCGPPLSKKCGHSEIPTFEPSKESSFGEWFSWKVVVIGYACGFVIGLVTGHVIITKRPNWFVRTFRVKL; encoded by the coding sequence ATGTCTTCTGATTACAATGATTTCTATAATGGTTCATATCCAAAGATGAAGTCTTGGAAGGCAGACAGTGATTGTTGTTCCAGCTGGGATGGGGTCACATGCGATGCACACAACGGCCACGTCATTGGCTTAGACCTCAGCAACAGCTGGCTTTGTGGGCCTCTCAAGTCTAACAGCAGCCTCTTCAGGTTGCGTCATCTTCGAAAACTCAACCTTGCCCTCAACGACTTCTCTTCCTTCACCACAATCCCATCTGAGTTTGGGCAGCTTGTGAGGTTGACCTATCTTAATCTCTCGTTTTCCTTCTTACATGGCCGAATCCCGTCCGAAATTTCATGGCTCTCCAATTTGGTTTCACTTGATCTCTCtttcaattataattattaCTCTGCTGGTGCTGATTCTTATTATTTGAAGCTCAGAAGAATTGATCTAGAAGCACTTGTCCAGAACATGACATATTTGAGAGAACTTCATCTAGACGAAGTGAACATCTCATCGTCACTGCCTCAATCCCTGGCAAATTTGTCTTCCTTGACATCTCTTTCTCTGTCTGACTGCATTTTGCTTGGCGAATTTCCCTCAGATATTTTCCTACTGCCCAAGATACAAGCCATTGATGTGTCAGGTAACAACAATCTCACTGGTTTTCTTCCCAATTTTCGATCTGGTAGTTCCCTAAAGCAGTTGCATCTTTCCTACACGAATTTTTCTGGGGAATTGCTCGATGCAATCGGGAACCTTAAGTCCTTGAACTTTTTGGATCTTTCTCAAACCTATTTTTCCAGGGAATTACCCAATTCAATCGGCAACCTTGAATCCTTGAGCCATTTGGATCTTTCTGGGGCAATTTTTCTTGGGGTATTGCCCAAATCAATCGGCAACCTTAAATCCTTGAGTCATTTGGATCTTTCTAGAACAAATTTTCTTGGGGAATTGCCCAAATCAATCGGCAATCTTAAATCCTTGAGTCATTTGGATCTTTCTGGAACAAATTTTCTTGGGGAATTGCCCGATTCAATCGGCAACCTTAAATCCTTGAGTCATTTGGATCTTTCTTCGGCAAATTTTTCTGGGGAATTGCCCGATTCAATCGGCAACCTTAAATCCTTGAGTCATTTGGATCTTTCTTGGGCAATTTTTTCTGGGGAATTGCCCGATTCAATCGGCAACCTTAAATCCTTGAGTCATTTGGATCTTTCTTGGGCAAATTTTTCAGGGGAAATTCCCCCTTCTATTGGGAACCTATCACAGCttacttctctttctctctcggGGAGCAATTTTCATGGCCAGCTTCCATCCACATTAGGAAATCTTGCAAAACTCACTTCTCTAGATCTTGGCTATAACCTTTTCTCTGGGAAAGTACCATCTTCACTGGGAAATCTTACACAACTAGAAAAATTACTcctttcaaataacaattttgaaGGCAGGTTCCCAGATTCACTAACAAATATTACCAAACTCATTGAGATAGATATATCAGGAAACCAATTGAAAGGGTCAATCCCATCGGAAATAAGTAGACTTACTAATTTGTTTGCCCTTGCCTTGTCTCAAAACTCACTCATAGGGGCTATCCCCTCTGTTTTGTATACAATGCCTTCATTGTCTGTACTATATCTAGATCAAAATCAGCTTACTGGCCCTCTCCAATTCCAAAATATCTCTTCATCACAATTAAATTCCCTGGCATTGAGTGGAAACAAATTGGATGGACCGGTTCCAAGGTCAATTGCCAATTTCACTAAGCTACAACGGCTATATCTTTCTTCGATCAACCTAAAGGACAAGATGGAGTTAAACATATTCTTCCAGGTTAAAGAACTTCAACTTCTCGATCTTTCAGGTAACAATTTGTtggtttcaaaagaaaatatcaattcaACCCACcccaaattttcatatttgtaTTTGTCTTCTTGCAATTTGCGTGAATTCCCTGATTTCCTAAAAGCCCAAAATGAATTGGATACATTAGACCTTGCCAACAACAAAATTGAAGGTAAAATACCCAAATGGTTTTGTAATGTTGGAAAAGGGACACTCCAATCCCTGAATCTTTCTTTTAACCTTCTCAGCGGTTTTGAACAACCGCTAAAAGTTCTTCCTTGGAAATCTATTTACTATTTAGATTTACGTTCCAACATGTTGCAAGGGTCACTCCCAATTCCCCCATTGTATACAACATATTTTTTTGCCTCAAAGAATAATCTAACCGGAAATATCCCTCAAATGATTTGCAACGTGAATTCCCTCCAAGTCCTTGATATATCTAACAATCAGTTGAATGGTCACATTCCACAATGTTTAGGTCACTTAAGCAGCTCTCTTTCAATATTGAATATGAGGAAAAATTGCTTTCAAGGAAGCATGCCTAAATCATTCATAAAAGGATGCAGCTTGACGACATTGGACTTCAGTCAAAACCAAATACAGGGGAAGATTCCACGATCCTTAGTGCAATGTCAAATGCTGGAGGTCCTAAATCTTGGAAATAACAACATGAATGATGCATTCCCCTTTTGGTTACAGTCTTTGCCAGAATTACGGATTCTTGTCTTGCATGCAAATCGATTCCATGGCCCTATATGGAATCCTCATACCAGGTTTGGCTTTTCCAAGTTGCATGTCATCGACCTCTCTCATAACAATTTCTCTGGTAGGCTACCTTCAGAATACTTTAGAACTTGGAATGCAATGCAAATGGTTCCTACCAAAGATAAAGCACAACCAGAATACATGGGAAGTCATCCAAATTATTATGAAAACTCAATGACAGTGGTGAATAAGGGGTTAGAAATATTTTTGGTAAAGATCTTGACCATCTTCACAGCTATTGATCTCTCCAATAATAGCTTTGATGGAGAAATCCCAGATACAATGGGAATGCTCAAGGATTTAATTGTACTCAACTTATCAAGCAACAGTTTCACTGGTCATATCCCATTGTCCTTGGGAAATCTAACTGAGCTTGAGTCATTAGATCTCTCTCGAAACAAGCTCTCAGGGGAAATCCCTCATCAACTTTTAAGTCTCACATTTCTTGCATATTTGAACCTCTCTAATAACCAACTTATGGGTCTGATTCCCCAAGGTGGACAATTTTGGACATTTGATAATTCCTCTTTTGAGGGGAACTTGGGATTGTGTGGCCCTCCGTTGTCAAAGAAATGTGGACATAGTGAAATTCCAACTTTTGAACCAAGCAAGGAGTCATCTTTTGGAGAGTGGTTTAGTTGGAAAGTGGTAGTGATAGGATATGCTTGTGGGTTTGTAATTGGACTGGTTACCGGGCATGTCATCATAACGAAGAGGCCAAATTGGTTTGTGAGAACTTTTAGAGTGAAACTGTGA